One stretch of Candidatus Thermoplasmatota archaeon DNA includes these proteins:
- a CDS encoding SAM-dependent methyltransferase, with amino-acid sequence MGKERSYQKCSSTTPLEEVILKLRRIDTVVNGVAETAKDWHEVTSKMVFEQEYVDALLVLDQLKRIWVMFGFHRHRGWTPRVRPRHAKDESLVGVFASRGVQRPNKLGLTLVDLVSVKGNIVTVRGLIAFDGSPFYTGENEPGTQVCRRLNTRRCYEQGRSIAHTRERAFIVGRLLGHRSDLNGKSS; translated from the coding sequence TTGGGGAAGGAACGTAGCTACCAGAAGTGCAGCTCAACTACACCCCTGGAGGAGGTCATCTTGAAGTTAAGACGAATCGACACAGTTGTCAATGGAGTGGCAGAGACTGCTAAGGATTGGCATGAGGTGACATCGAAGATGGTCTTTGAGCAGGAATACGTTGACGCCCTATTAGTGCTCGATCAGCTGAAGCGAATCTGGGTAATGTTTGGCTTTCATCGTCACCGAGGGTGGACTCCCAGAGTTCGGCCCAGACACGCGAAGGACGAATCGCTTGTTGGTGTCTTCGCCAGCAGAGGCGTACAGAGACCGAACAAGTTGGGCCTGACTCTCGTTGACTTGGTGAGCGTCAAAGGGAACATTGTTACCGTGAGGGGTCTCATTGCATTCGATGGAAGCCCCTTTTACACAGGTGAAAATGAGCCAGGCACTCAAGTATGCAGACGGCTCAACACTAGACGATGTTACGAGCAAGGAAGATCAATAGCTCATACTCGGGAACGGGCTTTTATCGTGGGTCGTTTATTGGGTCATCGGAGTGATCTAAATGGTAAAAGCTCGTGA